One genomic window of Garra rufa chromosome 2, GarRuf1.0, whole genome shotgun sequence includes the following:
- the LOC141325644 gene encoding uncharacterized protein has protein sequence MRIQTGERPYSCQQCGKSFSRKGVLKTHMKIHNEKKPLICPQCGKSFTHKTNFTVHMRVHTGEKPFICKQCGKSFSRKGVLKTHMIIHTEKKPFICHQCGKSFTQKKTLNAHMRIHTGEKPFICKLCGKSFTQEKTLSAHRRIHTGEKPFTCPQCGKSFAQKKNLIIHMKIHTGEKPFICEQCGKSFTYKVNLKVHMTVHTGEKPYKCLQCEKSFTYQSNLIRHLQTHSGKKLPFSSVQEEV, from the coding sequence atgagaattcagactggagaaagaccttacagctgccaacagtgtgggaagagtttctcacgaaaaggagttcttaagactcacatgaaaatACACAATGAAAAGAAGCCGTtaatatgccctcagtgtggaaagagttttacacacaaaactaactttactgtccacatgagagttcacactggagaaaagcctttcatctgcaaacagtgtgggaagagtttctcacgaaaaggagttcttaagactcacatgataattcacaccgAAAAGAAGCCGTTCATATGtcatcaatgtggaaagagttttacacagaaaaaaaccCTTAATGCCCACAtgcgaattcacactggagagaaacctttcatctgcaaactgtgtgggaagagttttacgcAGGAAAAAACCCTTTCTGCCCACaggagaattcacaccggagagaagccttttacctgccctcagtgtggaaagagttttgcgcagaaaaaaaaccttattatccacatgaaaattcacactggagagaagcctttcatctgtgaacagtgtggaaagagtttcacgtataaagtaaaccttaaggttcacatgacagttcacactggagagaaaccgtacaagtgtcttcagtgtgagaagagtttcacttATCAAAGCAACCTGATacgtcatttgcaaactcattctgggaagaaactgccgttttcttcagtgcaagaagaggtttag